A genome region from Archaeoglobus fulgidus DSM 4304 includes the following:
- a CDS encoding glutamate synthase-related protein, whose protein sequence is MMLEGEFHTHMLPEFMIERRQDRCIRCRVCERQCGFNVHWYDEEMDMMREDEMKCVGCQRCAVMCPTNALVVKPHPGNYKPNANWTRERLQDLKKQAETGGVLLTGSGNDKPYRIYWDHIVLNASQVTNPSIDPLREPMELRTFLGRKQDRLEFKYSEDFEDIEITTELYPNVQIETPIVFSAMSYGAISYQAFKSLAMAASEFGTLFNTGEGGLPKELRKYGKNAIVQCASGRFGVDPEYLNVAAVVEIKIGQGAKPGIGGHLPGEKVTLPISVTRMIPEGTDALSPAPQHDIYSIEDLSMLIYALKEATNYEKPVSVKIAAVHNVAAIASGMVRAGADIIAIDGLRGGTGAAPKMIRDNVGIPVELALAAVDQRLRDEGIRNKASILVAGGFRCSADVVKAIALGADAVYIGTPALVAMGCTLCQKCHTGICNWGICTQDPYLAKRLNPEITAKRLVNLLRAWSHEIKEMLGGMGINAIESLRGNREQLRGVGLEDWELEVLGIKGAGE, encoded by the coding sequence ATGATGCTGGAGGGTGAATTTCACACTCACATGCTTCCCGAATTCATGATTGAAAGAAGACAGGACCGCTGCATACGCTGCAGAGTTTGCGAGAGGCAGTGCGGCTTCAACGTTCACTGGTATGATGAAGAAATGGACATGATGAGAGAGGACGAGATGAAGTGCGTCGGCTGTCAGAGGTGTGCTGTGATGTGCCCGACAAACGCTCTTGTGGTGAAACCGCATCCCGGCAACTACAAACCCAACGCCAACTGGACGAGGGAAAGGCTGCAGGACTTGAAGAAGCAGGCTGAAACAGGAGGAGTCCTTCTCACTGGCTCGGGAAACGACAAGCCCTACAGAATCTACTGGGACCACATCGTGCTGAACGCCTCTCAGGTCACCAACCCCTCCATCGACCCGCTGAGAGAGCCGATGGAGCTGAGAACTTTCCTCGGCAGAAAGCAGGACAGGCTGGAGTTCAAGTACTCAGAAGACTTTGAGGATATAGAGATTACAACCGAGCTCTACCCCAACGTTCAGATTGAAACGCCGATCGTCTTCTCGGCCATGTCGTATGGAGCCATAAGCTATCAGGCATTCAAATCCCTTGCGATGGCCGCAAGCGAGTTTGGTACGCTTTTCAACACCGGAGAAGGCGGATTGCCCAAAGAGCTCAGGAAGTACGGCAAGAATGCCATTGTCCAGTGCGCAAGCGGTAGGTTCGGAGTCGATCCGGAGTACCTCAACGTTGCAGCGGTGGTTGAGATCAAGATAGGACAGGGGGCGAAGCCGGGAATTGGCGGTCACCTGCCGGGCGAGAAGGTCACTCTCCCCATCTCAGTCACCAGAATGATTCCTGAGGGGACAGATGCTCTCTCGCCCGCTCCTCAGCATGACATTTACTCCATTGAGGATTTGAGCATGCTCATCTACGCCCTCAAGGAAGCGACGAACTACGAGAAGCCCGTGAGCGTTAAGATTGCAGCCGTGCATAACGTTGCAGCGATAGCGAGCGGTATGGTGAGGGCAGGAGCAGACATAATAGCCATTGACGGCCTGAGAGGAGGAACGGGGGCTGCACCGAAGATGATTAGGGATAATGTCGGTATCCCCGTTGAGCTCGCACTCGCAGCAGTTGATCAGAGGCTGAGGGACGAGGGAATCAGGAACAAGGCCTCCATCCTTGTGGCTGGCGGTTTCAGGTGCAGCGCTGATGTTGTCAAGGCAATTGCCCTTGGTGCTGATGCGGTTTACATCGGAACTCCGGCTTTGGTTGCGATGGGATGCACCCTCTGCCAGAAATGCCACACGGGTATATGCAACTGGGGAATCTGCACCCAAGACCCCTACCTGGCAAAGAGGCTCAACCCGGAAATCACTGCAAAGAGGCTTGTTAACCTCCTGAGGGCGTGGAGTCACGAAATAAAGGAGATGCTCGGTGGGATGGGTATAAACGCCATAGAGAGCTTGAGAGGAAACAGGGAGCAGCTCCGCGGTGTTGGGCTTGAGGACTGGGAGCTTGAAGTTCTCGGAATAAAGGGGGCGGGAGAATGA
- a CDS encoding tetratricopeptide repeat protein, which produces MNADEFVEAFNNAKDLTELELLAELGKSISDDLEGHEKGKVLGTLGNIYYALHRLKEAEEAYLEALNVYLKLSEEDEGFLPYVVGCLYNLGNLYQVSRKFAEAEKAYTDALKVLGDVRNDQRLAILTALGTMYAKLDMKEHAERCLVEAFEMAKVKGDARLLGTLLNNLAVVYQRGGRKREAAMLLKMALDALERVGEDLGIAAVLQNLLPYLDEDELRRVMERLESFGELPIDLKAKIAYFKARRAEEKGEDSAKHYMEAACLGFMAYRNFGFQSINFMHCLDKVIESDSELREDAVVLKKVILKYYYGSQKVEIDFDSRVGRMIKAVLEGDDIYEDGILEDTVRLIAEDLLKAGTKV; this is translated from the coding sequence ATGAACGCTGATGAGTTTGTTGAGGCTTTTAACAATGCAAAAGACTTGACAGAGCTTGAGCTGCTTGCAGAGCTTGGAAAGAGCATTTCTGACGACCTTGAGGGTCACGAGAAGGGAAAGGTTCTCGGAACGCTGGGCAATATCTACTACGCTCTCCACAGGCTGAAGGAGGCTGAGGAGGCATACCTTGAGGCCTTGAACGTTTATCTGAAGCTCTCCGAGGAGGATGAGGGTTTCCTGCCCTACGTTGTCGGATGCCTGTACAATCTCGGCAACCTCTATCAGGTTTCCCGGAAGTTCGCTGAGGCGGAGAAGGCCTACACGGACGCGTTGAAGGTTCTGGGTGACGTGAGAAACGATCAGAGGCTCGCTATTCTGACCGCTCTCGGAACGATGTATGCAAAGCTGGACATGAAGGAGCACGCTGAAAGGTGCTTGGTTGAGGCCTTCGAGATGGCGAAGGTGAAGGGAGATGCAAGGTTGCTGGGGACTCTGCTTAACAACCTGGCGGTGGTTTATCAGAGGGGAGGAAGGAAGAGAGAAGCTGCAATGCTTTTGAAGATGGCTTTAGACGCTTTAGAGCGGGTTGGAGAGGACCTGGGAATTGCGGCCGTTTTGCAGAACCTCCTGCCCTATCTGGACGAGGATGAGCTGAGGAGAGTTATGGAGCGTCTTGAGAGCTTTGGAGAGCTTCCAATCGATTTAAAGGCTAAGATAGCTTACTTCAAGGCGAGAAGGGCCGAGGAAAAGGGGGAAGACTCCGCCAAGCACTACATGGAGGCGGCCTGTTTGGGCTTCATGGCCTACAGAAATTTCGGTTTTCAGTCCATTAACTTCATGCACTGCCTGGATAAGGTCATTGAATCGGATTCGGAGCTCAGAGAAGACGCTGTAGTTCTGAAAAAGGTAATTCTGAAGTACTACTACGGGAGCCAGAAGGTGGAGATTGACTTTGACAGCAGAGTTGGGAGAATGATAAAGGCTGTGCTTGAGGGGGACGACATATACGAGGACGGAATTCTTGAGGATACGGTGAGGCTGATAGCTGAGGACCTCCTCAAGGCAGGGACGAAGGTATAA
- a CDS encoding 2-isopropylmalate synthase — protein sequence MQVKILDTTLRDGEQTPGVSLSVEQKVMIAEALDNLGVDIIEAGTAIASEGDFQAIKEISQRGLNAEICSFARIKREDIDAAADAGAESIFMVAPSSDIHINAKFPGKDRDYVIEKSVEAIEYAKERGLIVEFGAEDASRADLDFVIQLFKRAEEAKADRITFADTVGVLSPEKMEEIVRKIKAKVKLPLAIHCHDDFGLATANTIFGIKAGAEEFHGTINGLGERAGNAAIEEVVIALEYLYGIKTKIKKERLYNTSKLVEKLSRVVVPPNKPIVGDNAFTHESGIHTSALFRDAKSYEPISPEVVGRKRVIVLGKHAGRASVEAIMNELGYKATPEQMKEILARIKEIGDKGKRVTDADVRTIIETVLQIKREKKVKLEDLAIFSGKNVMPMASVKLKIDGQERIEAAVGLGPVDAAINAIRRAIKEFADIKLVSYHVDAITGGTDALVDVVVQLKKDNKIVTARGARTDIIMASVEAFIEGINMLF from the coding sequence GTGCAAGTCAAAATCCTTGATACAACACTCAGGGATGGAGAGCAAACACCCGGCGTTTCGCTGAGCGTGGAGCAGAAGGTGATGATAGCCGAGGCCTTGGACAACCTCGGAGTTGACATCATCGAAGCCGGAACTGCCATAGCCTCTGAGGGAGACTTTCAGGCAATAAAGGAAATCTCGCAGAGAGGTCTGAATGCGGAGATATGCAGCTTTGCGAGAATCAAAAGGGAAGACATAGATGCCGCTGCCGATGCCGGGGCCGAATCAATCTTCATGGTTGCCCCTTCATCCGACATACACATCAACGCCAAGTTTCCGGGAAAGGACAGGGACTACGTCATCGAAAAGAGCGTTGAGGCCATTGAGTATGCCAAGGAAAGAGGTCTGATAGTCGAGTTTGGAGCTGAAGACGCTTCAAGGGCGGATTTGGACTTTGTAATTCAGCTTTTCAAGAGGGCAGAGGAGGCTAAGGCTGACAGAATTACCTTTGCCGACACCGTAGGAGTTCTTTCCCCCGAAAAGATGGAGGAGATAGTAAGGAAAATCAAGGCCAAAGTTAAGCTGCCGCTCGCAATCCACTGCCACGACGATTTTGGTCTCGCTACTGCGAACACAATCTTCGGAATAAAGGCCGGAGCCGAGGAGTTTCACGGAACCATTAATGGTCTGGGGGAGAGAGCGGGTAATGCAGCAATAGAGGAGGTCGTTATTGCCCTTGAGTACCTCTACGGAATCAAGACGAAAATCAAAAAGGAGAGGCTGTACAACACCTCAAAACTCGTCGAAAAGCTTTCAAGAGTTGTCGTCCCTCCAAACAAGCCGATTGTGGGCGACAACGCCTTCACGCACGAAAGCGGAATACACACCTCGGCCCTTTTCCGGGATGCAAAGTCCTACGAGCCAATATCTCCCGAAGTTGTCGGAAGAAAGAGGGTCATCGTTCTTGGAAAGCACGCAGGCAGGGCTAGCGTGGAGGCAATAATGAACGAGCTTGGATACAAGGCAACGCCGGAGCAGATGAAGGAAATCCTCGCAAGGATCAAGGAGATTGGAGACAAGGGCAAGAGGGTTACGGACGCAGACGTCAGAACGATAATCGAGACGGTTCTGCAGATAAAGAGGGAAAAGAAGGTCAAGCTCGAAGACCTAGCAATCTTCAGCGGTAAAAACGTCATGCCGATGGCAAGCGTGAAGCTCAAAATCGACGGTCAGGAAAGGATAGAGGCCGCTGTTGGCCTTGGACCTGTTGACGCGGCAATAAACGCCATAAGAAGGGCCATAAAGGAGTTTGCCGACATAAAGCTCGTGAGCTACCACGTTGACGCAATAACCGGCGGAACTGATGCCCTTGTTGACGTGGTCGTGCAGCTGAAGAAGGACAACAAAATCGTGACAGCAAGGGGTGCGAGAACGGATATAATCATGGCTTCAGTTGAGGCATTCATTGAAGGCATTAATATGCTCTTTTAA
- a CDS encoding ABC transporter ATP-binding protein translates to MESLLKAENISVKLNGREILKKVTCWVERREIMLVLGPNGSGKSTLLKAMMGVVEHEGRVFLDGEDVTALKPSERFRLGLTLAPERLRVAKKLTVEENLAIAGDVERAFELFPELRPLANKRAGKLSGGERQMVVLARAFISNPKYLLLDEPFQGLFREVRGRVVELIHEASKKSGVVVVTHDEINEVFPMSEKTCVLVGGKAIYFGEGDGAEKLVKEMFM, encoded by the coding sequence GTGGAAAGCTTGCTGAAGGCTGAGAATATCAGTGTAAAGCTTAACGGGAGGGAGATTTTAAAAAAGGTCACCTGTTGGGTTGAGAGGAGAGAGATCATGCTTGTTCTCGGCCCCAACGGAAGCGGCAAGTCCACACTGCTGAAGGCGATGATGGGGGTGGTGGAGCATGAGGGAAGGGTTTTTCTTGATGGGGAAGATGTGACTGCGCTGAAACCATCTGAGAGGTTCAGGCTTGGTTTAACTTTGGCCCCTGAGAGGCTGAGGGTGGCGAAGAAGCTTACAGTTGAGGAGAACCTCGCCATTGCTGGGGATGTTGAGAGGGCCTTTGAGCTCTTTCCAGAGCTTAGGCCGCTGGCGAATAAGAGGGCTGGAAAGCTCAGCGGTGGGGAGAGGCAGATGGTGGTGCTGGCGAGGGCTTTCATCTCCAATCCGAAATACCTTCTTCTTGACGAGCCCTTTCAGGGTCTCTTCAGGGAGGTCAGGGGGAGAGTTGTTGAGCTAATTCACGAAGCTTCAAAGAAGAGCGGGGTGGTGGTTGTTACTCACGACGAAATAAACGAGGTCTTTCCTATGTCGGAGAAAACCTGCGTTCTTGTTGGTGGAAAAGCCATTTACTTCGGGGAGGGTGATGGAGCGGAGAAGCTTGTTAAGGAAATGTTCATGTAA
- a CDS encoding ATP-binding cassette domain-containing protein, translated as MLRVIDLSKVYNGNVVLRGINLEVEGFVGIFGPNGSGKSTLLKIIAGLEKPTCGRIIFEGEDITAMKAEKIARMGISMVFQISRPFKNLSVVENIATPLLLSKRYREAMERAEEICEFVGLDALKEERAGKLSQGELRLLEIGRALAMQPKLLLLDEPFSGLDVENARRVRRILRKIKKEGVPALITAHRMKLLRDLADKSYEMRGGKLAEG; from the coding sequence ATGCTCAGAGTGATTGACCTCTCAAAGGTTTACAACGGAAATGTGGTGTTGAGGGGAATAAATCTTGAGGTAGAGGGATTTGTTGGAATTTTCGGGCCAAATGGTAGCGGTAAGTCCACACTTCTGAAAATCATAGCCGGACTTGAAAAGCCCACCTGCGGGAGGATAATTTTTGAGGGAGAGGACATAACGGCGATGAAGGCGGAGAAAATTGCCAGAATGGGAATATCAATGGTTTTTCAGATTTCAAGGCCCTTCAAGAATTTGAGCGTTGTGGAGAACATTGCTACACCTCTTCTGCTCTCAAAGAGATACAGAGAGGCAATGGAGAGGGCGGAGGAGATTTGCGAGTTTGTCGGGCTCGATGCTTTAAAGGAGGAGAGGGCGGGGAAGCTATCTCAGGGGGAGCTTAGGTTGCTGGAAATCGGGAGGGCTTTAGCGATGCAGCCAAAGCTTTTGCTCCTCGATGAGCCCTTTTCGGGGCTTGATGTGGAGAATGCGAGGAGAGTCAGGAGGATTCTCAGGAAGATTAAGAAAGAGGGGGTTCCAGCGTTGATTACCGCCCACAGAATGAAGCTTTTAAGGGATTTAGCTGACAAAAGCTACGAGATGAGGGGTGGAAAGCTTGCTGAAGGCTGA
- a CDS encoding ABC transporter permease subunit: MVALKAELLLLALLILLPATFQSSFAVSVAALAMIYSTLSLSWYFMERRAGWVSLSHSIPFGLAAYCLAINPFLILLSVVASLLIFLGLSRLGRENFPFATFFTAVIFWYLSHYIVVEKNGEMVGGEEGFGFTSIGLLNSYLLASLLLTLTVFFLMAVKRSALGLKIEAVRDDEVAARAVGIDVLKIRAVSFLISVILATLAGVCYLLYFGHASPEIFSMEVALLPYIATLIAGKRLISPVVGSYVVVVVSRAFSGVLPEAHLLLYAAVLILSPKLSRWWNAQSD; this comes from the coding sequence GTGGTTGCCCTGAAGGCAGAATTGCTGCTCCTCGCCCTTCTGATTCTTCTGCCAGCAACCTTTCAGAGCAGCTTTGCAGTATCGGTTGCAGCTTTGGCGATGATTTACTCCACCCTATCGCTTTCATGGTACTTCATGGAGAGAAGGGCAGGCTGGGTCAGTCTTTCTCACTCAATCCCCTTTGGCCTCGCAGCCTACTGCCTTGCCATAAATCCCTTCCTGATTTTACTCTCAGTCGTTGCCTCTCTCCTCATCTTTCTTGGCTTGAGTAGACTCGGCAGAGAGAACTTTCCCTTTGCAACCTTTTTCACGGCAGTCATTTTCTGGTACCTCTCCCACTACATCGTAGTTGAGAAAAATGGGGAAATGGTTGGTGGTGAGGAGGGTTTTGGCTTTACATCAATTGGCCTCCTTAACTCCTACCTCCTCGCCTCCCTTCTTTTGACTCTTACGGTTTTTTTCCTGATGGCAGTAAAGAGGTCGGCTCTCGGCCTTAAAATCGAGGCTGTTAGGGATGATGAGGTCGCTGCGAGGGCGGTGGGAATTGACGTTTTGAAAATCAGGGCTGTGAGCTTTCTGATTTCCGTGATATTGGCAACTCTGGCTGGGGTTTGCTACCTGCTTTACTTCGGCCATGCCTCGCCTGAAATTTTCTCGATGGAGGTTGCTCTGCTTCCCTACATAGCAACTCTAATTGCAGGAAAAAGGCTGATTTCGCCTGTAGTTGGTAGCTACGTTGTTGTGGTGGTTTCAAGGGCCTTTTCGGGAGTGCTGCCTGAAGCCCATCTCTTGCTTTACGCTGCGGTGCTCATTCTCTCCCCAAAGCTGAGCAGGTGGTGGAATGCTCAGAGTGATTGA
- a CDS encoding branched-chain amino acid ABC transporter permease — MISAVFTAIFLSFFASAVILNYKLGRMLNLTFASLFTLGAYLYLAVEELSVLASLLAGFLVGAILSKLTERLSVGEATVVSLGFAIAIEELLRILFRSAYYQIVEASYLEFYGETLEIHEILNAAVLSSLLVVFGLILNSRRGLELKFMEEDWELAEIYGVRTERIRLIAVSLSSALVCLNGALLSPTHILHPAMGWSVMVVAVIVASLAAAAGNTFRKYAATFPIALAYSILVGWLP, encoded by the coding sequence ATGATTTCAGCAGTTTTTACAGCAATTTTTTTATCCTTTTTCGCCTCTGCAGTAATCCTGAACTACAAGCTCGGCAGAATGCTGAACCTCACCTTTGCATCCCTCTTTACGCTGGGAGCTTACCTCTACCTTGCAGTTGAGGAGCTATCTGTGCTTGCATCACTTCTGGCAGGATTTCTGGTTGGTGCCATACTTTCGAAGTTAACTGAAAGGTTGTCTGTGGGCGAGGCTACCGTGGTATCTCTGGGATTTGCCATTGCCATTGAGGAGCTACTCAGAATTCTATTCAGAAGTGCCTACTATCAGATTGTGGAGGCGAGCTACTTAGAATTTTATGGGGAGACTCTGGAAATCCACGAAATCCTGAATGCTGCTGTTTTATCTTCTCTTCTCGTGGTTTTTGGCCTGATACTGAATTCAAGAAGAGGGCTTGAGCTGAAGTTCATGGAGGAGGACTGGGAGTTGGCGGAGATTTACGGAGTCAGGACGGAAAGAATAAGGCTTATTGCTGTATCTCTTTCGTCGGCTTTGGTCTGCCTGAATGGTGCTTTGCTTTCCCCCACCCACATCCTTCATCCGGCGATGGGCTGGAGCGTTATGGTTGTTGCAGTAATTGTAGCGTCACTTGCAGCAGCAGCGGGCAACACCTTCAGGAAGTACGCAGCAACCTTCCCCATCGCCCTCGCCTACTCAATTCTGGTGGGGTGGTTGCCCTGA
- a CDS encoding ABC transporter substrate-binding protein, protein MFILGCTQPAQPTQPQPEEKIKVGVLIPETGLYSSAGVAMKNAAELAAEHAGNVELVFADCGDSPEKAKTAFEYLVSQKVDAVVGAYSSPQAMVVADAAGENKVVYLVSVASTGVIEKKVTEGNRYVFRTAYNTTYWGVLAAEFLSLSKPDKYYFVGYDPLKTFNQGMLAKINELYGEPELEVYYKSPSVSPDDYKNVAKQIAERAGERDAIILGDPGGVSINFLKEYRANGGKGIIYSVGGALALPATLKKLNAGYTAFQAAALEETEKTDLTAKYFADYKAKFGEDANNYAGLLTYDSIMILSQAFEKGGKEKLIETLESGSFKGAAGIYRFNENHQALWGSEELKGTIGEFVNGKVEVVYPPEFATSQVVWPE, encoded by the coding sequence GTGTTTATCCTTGGTTGCACACAACCCGCTCAACCTACCCAGCCCCAACCTGAGGAGAAAATAAAGGTTGGAGTTCTCATCCCCGAAACTGGCCTTTATTCCTCCGCCGGAGTTGCGATGAAGAATGCTGCTGAGCTTGCTGCTGAGCATGCCGGTAATGTCGAGCTTGTTTTTGCCGACTGCGGCGACTCTCCAGAAAAGGCGAAAACTGCCTTTGAGTATTTAGTCTCACAGAAGGTTGATGCTGTTGTTGGGGCATACTCAAGCCCGCAGGCAATGGTTGTTGCCGATGCTGCTGGGGAAAACAAGGTTGTTTATCTGGTTAGCGTGGCATCGACGGGTGTGATAGAGAAGAAGGTTACAGAGGGGAACAGGTACGTTTTCAGAACTGCTTACAACACCACATACTGGGGTGTTCTGGCTGCTGAGTTTCTCAGCTTATCGAAGCCAGATAAATACTACTTCGTCGGCTACGACCCGCTGAAAACCTTCAATCAGGGAATGCTCGCAAAAATCAATGAGCTGTATGGAGAGCCTGAGCTGGAGGTTTACTACAAGTCTCCAAGCGTCTCGCCTGATGACTACAAGAATGTTGCGAAGCAGATTGCTGAAAGGGCTGGCGAGAGGGATGCAATAATCCTTGGTGACCCCGGAGGAGTTTCAATTAACTTCCTGAAGGAGTACAGGGCGAATGGGGGTAAAGGCATAATTTACTCTGTTGGAGGTGCCCTCGCTTTGCCCGCAACTCTGAAAAAGCTCAATGCTGGCTACACTGCCTTTCAGGCCGCTGCGCTTGAAGAGACGGAGAAAACCGATTTAACTGCCAAGTACTTTGCCGACTACAAAGCAAAGTTTGGGGAAGATGCCAACAACTACGCAGGGCTGCTCACCTACGACTCCATAATGATTCTCTCGCAGGCCTTCGAAAAGGGTGGAAAGGAGAAGCTTATCGAAACGCTTGAATCAGGAAGCTTTAAGGGAGCTGCTGGGATTTACAGGTTTAACGAAAACCATCAGGCGCTCTGGGGAAGCGAGGAGCTGAAGGGAACGATTGGAGAGTTCGTTAACGGCAAAGTGGAAGTTGTTTATCCGCCCGAATTTGCCACCTCACAAGTAGTGTGGCCGGAATGA
- a CDS encoding enoyl-CoA hydratase/isomerase family protein — translation MAAVEYREEDGVLWVKFNRPEALNAINKDFVKGLREVVDYARNNKTVRVIVLTGEGKAFCAGADIKMFSESSHFVARSTIEELGKVLEEMEDLEVPVIAAINGFALGGGCEIAMACDIIIASERASFGQPEINLGIIPGAGGTQRLARIVGWKKAMELCLTGERISAEEAYRLGLVNKVVEHDKLMDEAKKMAEVIKSKSPYAVMLVKQAVNRGFKMGLRDGIMYERDLFALSFSSPDAEEGIKAFVEKRKADFRRERE, via the coding sequence ATGGCTGCAGTTGAATACAGAGAGGAAGACGGAGTTCTGTGGGTGAAGTTCAACCGTCCCGAAGCGCTCAACGCTATAAACAAGGACTTCGTTAAAGGGCTGAGAGAAGTCGTTGATTATGCGAGGAACAACAAGACTGTGAGAGTTATCGTCCTCACTGGAGAGGGGAAGGCCTTCTGTGCTGGAGCGGACATAAAGATGTTCTCTGAATCCTCCCATTTTGTTGCGAGAAGCACAATTGAGGAGCTCGGCAAAGTTCTTGAGGAGATGGAGGATTTGGAGGTGCCGGTGATAGCAGCCATAAACGGCTTTGCCCTTGGTGGGGGCTGTGAGATTGCGATGGCGTGTGATATTATAATAGCAAGCGAGAGGGCGAGCTTCGGTCAGCCTGAAATTAACCTCGGCATCATTCCCGGAGCGGGAGGAACGCAGAGGCTTGCCAGGATAGTGGGCTGGAAGAAGGCCATGGAGCTCTGCCTCACGGGAGAGAGAATCTCCGCAGAGGAAGCCTACAGGCTCGGCTTGGTAAATAAGGTTGTGGAGCACGATAAGTTGATGGATGAAGCAAAAAAGATGGCAGAGGTCATCAAGAGCAAGTCTCCCTACGCAGTAATGCTGGTTAAGCAGGCCGTGAACAGGGGCTTCAAGATGGGGCTGAGAGATGGTATAATGTATGAGAGGGACCTCTTCGCCCTCTCCTTCTCATCTCCCGATGCGGAAGAGGGGATAAAGGCCTTCGTGGAGAAAAGGAAAGCTGACTTCAGGAGGGAGAGGGAGTGA
- a CDS encoding acyl-CoA dehydrogenase family protein gives MNFELSEEQRMIANAARDIAKDFPPEYWREKEENGEFAEEFFKAISDAGFMGIVIPEEYGGGGYGMTELLIAMEELAANGCGMAGVWYMVLTEVFGALTIVRHGTEEHKEKYLPKIAKGEMEFCMALTEPDAGTNTLAIRTTAVKDGDEWVINGNKIFISGADRAKGMLIIARTTPREKAEKKTHGISLFLADLPNDAVKVNPIPKHGINYSKTCEVSFNNLRLPENALIPPLDGGWYHLLDTLNPERMSFTTAAIGISRLAISKAVEYSKQRKVFADPIGSYQGLQFPLAEAYATLECAELMNFKAATLFDQGAHYREVGAAANMAKAVAVEAGIKAVYWAMQTFGGYGYAKEYDVERWWREINLIRLAPVTQQMALNFIAEHILGMPKSYRT, from the coding sequence ATGAATTTTGAGCTTAGCGAAGAGCAGAGAATGATTGCAAACGCTGCGAGAGACATTGCAAAGGACTTTCCGCCCGAGTACTGGAGGGAGAAGGAGGAGAATGGTGAGTTTGCGGAGGAGTTTTTCAAGGCGATAAGCGATGCGGGCTTCATGGGCATTGTTATTCCAGAGGAATACGGTGGTGGCGGCTACGGGATGACAGAGCTGCTCATTGCAATGGAAGAGCTCGCTGCCAACGGCTGCGGGATGGCTGGAGTCTGGTACATGGTTCTGACGGAGGTTTTTGGTGCCCTTACCATCGTCAGACACGGAACTGAGGAGCACAAAGAGAAGTATTTGCCGAAGATTGCCAAGGGGGAGATGGAGTTCTGCATGGCCTTAACGGAGCCTGATGCGGGCACAAACACTTTGGCAATAAGAACCACTGCCGTGAAGGATGGTGACGAGTGGGTTATAAACGGAAACAAGATTTTCATCAGCGGGGCGGACAGGGCGAAGGGAATGCTCATCATCGCCAGAACGACGCCGAGGGAGAAGGCTGAGAAGAAAACTCACGGCATAAGCCTTTTCCTTGCTGATCTTCCCAACGATGCAGTTAAGGTTAACCCAATTCCAAAGCACGGGATAAACTACTCAAAGACCTGCGAGGTGAGCTTCAACAATTTGAGACTGCCTGAAAACGCCCTCATCCCGCCCCTCGATGGCGGGTGGTATCACCTGCTCGACACACTCAACCCTGAAAGAATGAGCTTCACAACTGCTGCCATCGGCATCAGCAGATTGGCAATAAGCAAGGCTGTTGAGTATTCAAAGCAGCGCAAGGTTTTTGCAGACCCCATCGGGAGCTATCAGGGCCTGCAGTTCCCCTTAGCTGAGGCTTACGCTACCCTCGAATGTGCGGAACTGATGAACTTCAAGGCAGCAACTCTCTTTGATCAGGGGGCACACTACAGAGAAGTTGGGGCTGCTGCCAACATGGCTAAAGCTGTGGCTGTTGAGGCTGGCATTAAGGCGGTTTACTGGGCAATGCAGACCTTCGGCGGCTACGGCTACGCTAAAGAGTACGACGTGGAGAGGTGGTGGAGAGAAATCAATCTGATTCGCCTCGCTCCAGTGACGCAGCAGATGGCGCTGAACTTCATAGCGGAGCACATCCTCGGCATGCCGAAGAGCTACAGGACGTGA
- a CDS encoding Zn-ribbon domain-containing OB-fold protein: MIEKIVNPKELRHWDGKIELYWIYTSGKAGDEFFKKLKDEEKFIAAKCKKCGKVYFPPRIYCEKDFSDTEFVEVSGEGCVRAFTVARLDAYENPLEKPEIYAVIDIDGTDGCLIHLLGEVEPEQVEVGMKVKPVLKPKEEREGKITDILYFKPL; this comes from the coding sequence ATGATAGAGAAGATTGTTAATCCCAAGGAGTTGAGGCACTGGGATGGTAAAATAGAGCTTTACTGGATTTACACAAGCGGCAAAGCGGGAGACGAGTTCTTCAAGAAACTGAAGGATGAGGAGAAGTTTATTGCAGCGAAGTGCAAAAAGTGCGGAAAGGTTTACTTCCCGCCCCGCATCTACTGCGAGAAGGACTTCAGCGATACTGAGTTTGTGGAGGTTAGTGGGGAGGGATGTGTGAGAGCCTTCACCGTTGCAAGGCTCGACGCCTACGAGAACCCGCTTGAGAAGCCCGAGATTTACGCTGTAATTGACATTGACGGCACTGATGGTTGTCTCATCCACCTACTCGGCGAGGTGGAGCCAGAGCAGGTTGAGGTGGGGATGAAGGTAAAGCCCGTTCTGAAGCCAAAGGAGGAAAGAGAGGGCAAAATCACCGACATCCTCTACTTCAAGCCCCTTTAA